Below is a window of Desmonostoc muscorum LEGE 12446 DNA.
GAAGAGAATGGGTGAACTAGGGAAGATTAATATTATCGCCAACGGTCACGGGCCATTATTATATCACCATCTAGATGTTCTCACTGGCTGCTACGAAAATTGGAGCCAAAGACAAGCCAAAGCAGAAACAACAGTTGGCTTGTTCTTTGTCTCAGACTACGGGTATGGTGAACGCCTTGGTCACGCAATTGCCGAAGGAATCCTGAAAACAGGAGTTGGGGTAGAAGTCCTGGATCTGAGTACAGCTGGGAGCCAAGAAATCCAAGAACTAGCTGGTAGAGCAGCTGGCATCATTATTGGTATGCCTCCAAGTACCGCCGCTGCCGCCCAAGCTAGTATCAGTTCATTGCTAGCTGTGGCCAAAAACAAGCAAGTAGTTGGGCTATTTGAATGTTATGGCGGAGATGATGAACCCATTGATACACTCCGGAGAAAATTTATTGACTCTGGTGTGAAAGAAGCCTTCCCAGCCATTCGGATTAAAGAAGTTCCCACAGCATCCACATTCCAATTGTGCCAAGAAGCAGGTACAGACTTGGGACAATTGCTGGTGCGCGATCGCAACATCAAGCAAATCAAATCCCTTGATGTCAACATGGAAAAGGCGCTGGGTCGCATTAGCAACGGACTGTACATAATTACCACCAAAAAAGGTGATGTCAGCAGTGCCATGCTAGCGTCCTGGGTGACACAAGCGAGTTTGCAACCACTAGGATTCACAATAGCCGTTGCCAAAGACCGCGCCATTGATTCCTTAATGCAAATAGGCGATCGCTTCGTCCTCAACGTCTTGGAAGAAGGCAATTATCAAGAACTGAAAAAGCACTTTCTCAAGCGCTTGCATCCTGGTGCTGACAGATTTGCGGGAGTGAAAACTCAAACCGCCAAAAACGGCTCCCCAATTCTGACTGATGCTCTAGCATACATGGAATGTGAAGTACAGAGCAGCATGGAGTGCAGTGACCACTGGATTTTATACTGCACCGTCCAAGAAGGTCGTGTCTCCAAAGCCGATGCATTGACAGCTGTTCGTCATCGCAAAGTTGGAAATTACTACTAAAGATTGGGTATTGGGTACTGGGTACTGGGAAAACTCTTCCCTAATTCCCAGTCCCCAGTCCCTAATCCCCAGTCCCCAGCCGATGCATTGACAGCTGTTCGTCATCGCAAAGTTGGAAATTACTACTAGGGATTGGGTACTGGGTACTGGGTACTAGGAAAACTCTTCCCTAATCCCCAGTCCCCAGTCCCTAATTCCCAGTCCCCAGTCCCCAGTCCCCAGTCCCCAGTACACTACCTCACTCAACACCTATGATCAATTCCAAGCCACGCGACGTACAAGTTTTACCAATTGCCACAAATAGTAAGGTTCTCAAGGCACGTAGTTGGTCACGTCTGCGGTTTGAAATTGAATACGCATTGGAAAGAGGTACTACCTCTAATTGCTATTTAATTGAAGCTGATAAAACCGCACTAATCGATCCACCACCAGAAAGCTTTACCGAAATTTATTTAGAGGCATTGCGGCAAACTTTAGATTTGACACGTTTGGATTATGTGGTCTTAGGTCATTTTAATCCCAACCGAGTTGCAACCCTCAAAGCAATTTTAGAACTAGCACCACAGGTAACTTTTGTTTGTTCTCTTCCCGGTGCTAACAATTTGCGTGCTGCTTTCCTAGACCGCGATTTGCAGGTTTTGGTGATGCGGGGGAAAGAAACTCTGGATTTGGGCAAAGGTCATGTTTTAAAATTCCTCCCCATTCCCAGTCCCCGTTGGCCGGAAGGACTTTGTACCTACGACCAGCAGACCCAAATTCTCTACACAGATAAATTATTTGCAACTCATATCTGTGGCGATGAACTGTTTGATGATAATCCAGAGGCGCTTAGAGAAGACCAGCGTTACTACTTTAACTGCCTGATGGCTCCCCAAGCTCCTCACGTGCAAGCAGCTTTGGAGAAAATATCAGATTTGCAGGTGAGAATGTATGCTGTGGGTCACGGGCCTTTAGTACGCACCGGCTTAATCCAACTGACCAAAGCTTATGGAGAATGGAGTCGTTCTCACAACGATCGCGAAATTTCCGTTGCTTTACTTTATGCCTCAGCTTACGGGAATACAGCGACTTTAGCACAAGCGATGGCTTTGGGACTGACCAAAGGCGGAGTTGCAGTCAAGTCCATCAACTGTGAATTTGCCACTCCCGATGAAATTCGCATCAACTTAGCACAGTCAGATGGTTTTATCATCGGTTCTCCCACCATCGGTGGCCATGCGCCGACTCCCATTCATACTGCTTTAGGTATTGTGCTATCGAGTGGTGACAACACCAAACTGGCTGGGGTGTTTGGTTCCTATGGCTGGAGTGGGGAAGCATTTGACTTAATTGAAGGTAAACTCCGGGATGCAGGATATCGTTTGGGTTTTGAAACCTTGAAGGTGAAATTTAAACCCGATGATGTCACTCTCAAATTCTGTGAAGAAGTAGGTACAGACTTTGCCCAAGCATTGAAAAAAGCTAAAAAGGTACGCGTACCCCAACAAGCTGCGACTCCGGTGGAACAAGCTGTGGGCCGAATTGTTGGTTCCGTTTGCGTGCTGACAGCAAGACTTGGAGAAGTATCTACTGGGATGCTAGGCGCTTGGGTTTCTCAAGCTACCTTTAATCCACCTGGACTTACCGTGGCGATCGCCAAAGATCGAGCGATCGAATCTTTAATGTATCCTGGTGGTAAATTTGCCCTGAATATACTACCTGAAGGCAATCATCAAGATTACATGAAGCATTTCCGTAAATCTTTCGCCCCTGGGGAAGATCGATTTGCGAACTTTAGCACAGCAGTTGCAGATAACGGCTGTACCGTTCTTACCGACGCACTAGCATATTTGGAATGTTCAGTCAACCAACGTATGGAATGTGGCGATCACTGGGTTGTGTATGCAACCGTGGATGAAGGTAAATTACTCAAGCCTGATGCTGTTACTGCCATCAACCATCGCAAAACAGGTACTCATTACTAACTCCGGTTTGGCTTTTCACATCATCTGTAAAAAGCAACGCCAAACCTAACCCCCTACCCCCTTATACCATTTCACTCAATTATTGATACAAATTACTTCCCCTGCCTGCCATCTGTATCAGTCTTAAAGTGAAACGGTATTACTAGGGGAAGAGGGAAAATTCAAAGTAAGACCCCTCCTTTCCCCACAAAAGTAGAGACGTTGCAATGCAACGTCTCTACTTATTTGCGTGACAAGGAGTAAATTTAACCAAAATGGTATGATTTCATCTCCCGATAGAGCTATGGAAGTATTCCTTTCTATCTTTGGAATATTACTCGAACTCTCTCAGAGGAATTAAGCCCTTGAATAACTATACAGAATGGATACAAATATTTGTAATAAAAACATCTATAGATAGAAGAATATAATTTTTTTAAAACGTATTCTATAAACATTGCAAGCCGAGTTCGGTAACGCAATCACGAATAAATAGCTAAACAATTTAGGAGTAAATTATGAGTCTCGAAGAAAGAGCAAAAGCCGTTGCTAAAAATATCGAAGGTAAAGCTCAAGAAATAATTGGCGATATCACTGGCAACCCTGATGATAAAGCTGAAGGTCAAGCTAAGCAAGTAGAATCACAGGTTCGTCACACAGTTGAAAATGTCAAAGATGAAGTTAAGAAAGCTGTAGACTAAATTGAAGTTTATATCGGTAGAAGGTGTAAGCAAACTCATAGTTTACTAAACCTTCTCCCTACTTCTAGCTTTTCTGTGTCTGTCTTGACTTCAGTTGTAATGTAGTATTTTGCAACTGAGTCAAGTAAAAAATCGACAACTCAAAACCAGATTTTGATAACACGGCTTACAAAATAATTTCTCAGCCATCTCTGAATTTTTGTTGAAAGGTGTCAACTCATGATTAATCTACTATTTACTTATCTTTTAACAGACATACCTGTTACATCAGAACCTAGTTCTAGTTACTCTATTGTATTGACAGGATTATTCGTAGTCGGCTTTATCGCTGCTGTAACTATAGGATCGATCGCTTGGTATAATTCCAAACGTCCTGTAGGTTGGGAAGATAAAGAACGTCCCAATATTGTTCCAGAAATAGATAAGTAATCAAATTTTTGTCTACCTCCTCCTGAAGTCCAAGTGTTTTCTTAGTGTTCACAGATTTTACCTGTGAACACTATTTTATTTGTGATAATACTTTGATTTTCACTAATACCAATTTAAAGAACTTCTAGTTTTCGTCAGCCACAGGTAGACGTATAGTAAATGTACTACCTTGCCCTGGCTCAGATGTGACATCGATTGTGCCTTGATGTGCTTCAATAATGCAACGAGATAGATATAGTCCCAAACCACTACCAGAACGCTGGTGTTTACCTTGGCGAAATCGCTCGAATAATATTGCTTGGTCTTGTTTAGAAATTCCCGGCCCTGTATCTTGGATATTAATAGTTACATCTGCCAAATTAAGATAGCACTGAATATTGACAGAACCTTTATCTGTAAATTTGATGGCATTGCCGATAATATTTGTCAAAACTCGCCGCAATTCTACGCGATCGCCCATCACCGTAGTCACAGTTTCACCTTTATCAAGGTTGACAGCTAATCCTTTTTCTTCAGCTAAAGGAGTTAATTCTTGAGCAACTTCACTCACTAATTCCTGAATATTACAATCAGAAATTTTTAAGGTTTTACAGCCTGCTTCATGACGATAAACTTCTAACAAAGTATTTACCATTTCTAGCAGGTCTTGATTACTGCCAATCATGGTATTAATTATTTCTTCCAATTGTGGCGAAACATCGCAAAACCTGCCTTCTAGCAATAATTTTAAAACCCGATTAGAAGCTACTAGCGGTATGCGTAAATCATGAGTAAAACGTGAGACAAAATCTGCCCGCAGGTTAGCCATTTGATCTCGTTCGTCGATGCTATGCTTGAGACGCAGGAGCGATCGCACTCGTGCATGTAGTTCATCTGGATCGAATGGTTTACGAATAAAATCATCTGCACCAGCATCAAGTCCTTGAACAACGCTGGATTCATAATGAGCCGTAATCAGCAAAATTGGGATAAATGGCAACGCTTGATTTTGTCGGATGCGTCGAGTAAATTCGTACCCATCGATCTCTGGCATCATCACATCTAAGAGAATTAAGTCTGGCGGTGACTGCTCAACCATATTCAGAGCAATTTTACTATCTTCCACCAAGCTAATTTCATAGTCATTATCTTGTAGGACTGCTTCTAATATCAGTAAATTGTCAAAAATGTCATCGACAACGAGAATTTTATCTTTTTTAACAGTTTTAGTTAAAGACATGGCTAAATAAAAAGTAAGAATTCACAACTTCAGAGCCAGAATTCAGAATTTATGTGGATTTGGCATGATTACCGACGAAACAAGGTAAATTAAGAGTTTGATTTTTGGATATTCTGACTCCTGAATTCTGACGCCTTGGCAAAGCGTCCTTAGCTTTGCTCCTGAATTCTGAAAATAAAAAAAACAAGTGCTTGGTTATTCCTCGCAAATCTAGTAATAGCTTACTCCAACAGCGTTGAGACTATTAAAATTTCACATTTTCCCTTAAAGTTTCCTTAATTGAGGATTTTTCAGTAATTATACTTAAATGGACATTGTTTAAATGTATTTATAAACAATAAATATAACTTTTTCCCAAGTATATTAGCTGACTGATTATCCATATCTGAAAGTAGAGTGCTAGGGTGGAGTAGTTTAGTCCATTTTGTATGCATCATTCCTTCTACAGCAAGGGTAAGGGATCAAATAGTCAGCGACTCCTGGTTGCTACCAGATTTTGATAATCAGTTTTAGACCATAAAACATCTATCTTCCGAGGAATGTATAAAAATATTTTTTGATGAAATTGAATTGTCAGATGAAAACTCTTGTGTCTTGAAAAACTTACAAGATAAACTTATTTATGTCTTAGAGGAGATGCAGTCCACGGAAAAATAGCAAACGTATTGCTTTTTGTATAAAATCCTGAATGTGAGAACAAGATTATTTTAATGTGTACTTTAGATAGATAACAGTAAAGTTAAGCAACTATGGATGAAATCAAGATCCTCGTGATTGAAGATCATAACCTCACAAGAATTGGTTTAAGGGCTGCCTTACAAACCCAGCCAGAGGTAAACATTGTTGGTGAAGCAGCCAATGCCGCAGATGGAATAGAGCTTGTGAAAACTCTCAAACCTGATGTTGCTACTATTGATATTGGTTTGCCTGATATGGATGGTATCGAGCTAACACGCACAATTAGGCAATATCAAGCAGAGAATGAAGATTATACAACAAAGCTGCTGATTTTAACAATGCAGAATAGCGAGCAGGCAGTCTTAGCAGCATTTGCCGCAGGTGCTGATTCTTATTGCATGAAGGATATCGAAAGTGAGAAACTAGTGGAGGCTGTGCGAACAACCCATGCAGGTAGCTCATGGATCGATCCGACGATCGCAGACCTCGTACTACAGCAAATACGTCAAGATTTCCCCGATGGCAGCAGAGGAGCAGCCACAAAAAGAGTGTTGATTGAAGGTATTGACCCAGATATTGAGAAAACTATCGTCAGCTATCCTTTAACTCAACGGGAAATGGATGTTTTAGAGTTGATTGTCGCTGGGTGTGACAATGCAGAAATCGCCAAAAGACTCTATCTCACAGTTGGTACTGTTAAAACTCATGTTCGAGGTATTCTCAATAAACTCTGTGTAGCCGACCGGACACAAGCCGCTGTCCGTGCTTTGCGTGCCGGGTTGGTACCTTAAAAAAATAAGTCGAAAGTCAAAAGAAATACTGAATTGTTGTTTCTTTTGTCTTTTTGGAACTTGACAAAAGTAAAAAAATACGCAAAGATAGTAAATCGTGAGTAAAAAATGCCAGCGGAACTGGCGGAATTGGCAGACGCGCTAGATTCAGGTTCTAGTGCCGCAAGGCTTCCGGGTTCAAGTCCCGGGTTCCGCATATTTTAAGTTAGAAGTTAAGAGTTAGGAGTGAAGAGTTTATTTAATTTGTTTTAACTCCTAACTTATCACTCCTAACTCATAACTTTTTGATGTTAACCAGCTTACAGAATCCCCTAGTCAAGCAAATCCGTAAATTACACTCTACCAAGGAGCGGCACAAGCAGGAGTTATTTTTGCTAGAAGGGACGCACCTGTTAGAGGAAGCTTGTGCTGTGAATTACCCGCTAGAGACAGTGTGTTGTACCCCAGATTGGCAAGCAACCCATCCGTCATTGTGGGAAGAAGCTTGTAGCCGATGCGATCGCGCCGAAATTGTGAGTAGAGAAGTTTTAGATGCGATCGCCACCACAGTCCAACCCGATGGTGTCGTGGCAACAGCAAAACGAAGCGATCGCCAAACTCAAGTACCATTTACTGGTATAGTCCTAGCTTTAGAAACAGTACAAGATCCTGGTAACCTGGGTACGATGATTCGCACTGCCGCAGCCGCTGGGGCGTCGGGGTTGTGGCTAAGTGGAGATAGCGTAGATTTAGACAATCCCAAAGTTCTACGTGCATCGGCGGGGCAATGGTTTCGCCTAGCAACGGCAGTGACCGAAGATTTAAAAGCGACAGTGCAACAAAGTCAGCAAGCAGGAATGCAGGTAATAGCAACCTTGCCAAATGCCAGCTTAACTTATTGGCAAGTGGACTGGCGAAAACCAAGTTTGATTTTACTGGGGAATGAAGGTGCTGGTTTGTCAACAGATTTAGCAGCGATGGCAGATTGGCAAGTGAGAATTCCTCTGAGTCCTGGGGTGGAATCGTTGAATGTGGCGATCGCAGCTGCTTTAATGTTGTACGAAGCTCAGCGGCAAATGAGTCATTAGTGGGGAGTGGGGAGTAGGGGAGATGAGGGGGATGAGGGGGATGAGCGAGATGAAGGGGATGGAGAGAGAATAACTCTTACTCTTAACTCCCCTACTCCCTACTCCCCACTCCCGATGCCCCATCCTAACTTTTATTTCGTTTTTTGCTCCAAATATTGTTCAATATCGGCAACGGCGTCTTCAAAAGCCGCTAAATCAATATCTGTCAAATCTTGAGCGAGTTCGACTTCATCAGCACTCTCAGTATGCAATTTTGGTGTATCTTCGTCCTCAGTAGGACTTTCTTGTAAGATATCCTCCAATTGTTCGAGGGCTTCTTCAAACTCTTGTTCAGCATTGTAGTGCTGTGGTCGGTGACTTTGCTCCATAATGTTGACTTGAAAATCCTGATTTACTAGCGGAATTTTTATAGACTTAAATTTTGCATATATAACATCATATTTGTGCTTATCTGCTTTATCAACTTTAGAGCGATCGCTATTTTTGGCTAGTTGCTCCAATCGTTGGGCACAGAGGAAGCAACTAGTACTCAAAAGGGCGATGCAACGCACCTAGTAGCCAGCAAGGGCGAGTGCGATCGCTTTTGTAGTCCCATTATCTAGCAAAGTAAGCACATCTCAAATACTATCGACAAGGGGTTTAGAGCCATCATTCTCTTAAGAGAACCAAGCGCCAAAAATAGTCAGCATATAGTCACAGCGTATTTTAAGGAAAGTGAAGTACACAAGTATTCGTCTGTAAGTTTTTATTTTTGAGGACACCATTAACTAAGTTTGGCTCAAATGCGATCGCTTGACTAACTTTTCCCGTTTCAGGGTTAACTACACAGTCAGCATTTTTTCATCTTTCTAAGTGAATATTTAATTACCAGTTATTACACTAGGGTTCACATAGCCGACTTCTGTGAGAAGTCGGGTATCTTGTCTGTCACGCAGTGGTTAAGGTTGCTTAACTCGCAATACTTGAATTTGAGGATGAGACATAAGTTTTTGCGCCTCTACAATCAAGGTTTTTCCCCAGAGATTTTGTTTGAGAATCTCAACATCAGTCCAACTATTATCTAAACGCAAGGCAGATTGCGCCATATCTAAACCTTTTTGTTGTTCATCTATGGCGTATAAAGCCACAGCTAGTGCTAATTTTGGTTCTGCGGCTTGCCCATTAATTTGTACTGCTTGTTGCCATTGTTGAATTGCTCCTGCTATATCTCCTTTTTCGTATTTAATATAGCCAATATTGGTCATTACTTCCCAAAATTGTGGCTCTTTTGTGAGTGCTTGATTATATTCTGTGAGTGCAGCGTTGTTATTCCCTTGTTTATGATAAACAACTCCACGTACAAAATAGCCAATAGCATTATTAGGTTCAAATTGAATAAATTGACTATAATCTCCTAGCGCACCTTGATAATCTTTCATCTGAGAACGCACAACACCCCGCCAGTAGTAAGCACTAGCATTATTAGGGTTAAGTTTAATGATTTGATTAAAATCTGCTAGTGCTGCTGGGTAATCTTTTAACTGAACGTAAACATCACTCCGCGCAGAATAGGTACTGGCACTATTAGGGTTGAGTTTAATCGCTTGATTAAAATCTGCTAGTGCTGCTGGATAATCTTCTAACTTAACGTAAACATTACCACGTCTACGGTAAGTAGAGGCATTATTAGGGCTTAATTTTATCGCTTGATTATAATCAGTCAGCGCAGCTTGGTAATCTTTTAACTCAACGTAAATATTTCCTCTTTCTACATAGGCTATTGGAGAATTATTTTGCAATTTAATTGCTTTACTGTAATCCGCTAATGCTCCTTGATAATCTTTTAACTCAAAACGTACTATACCGCGTAGAATGTAATTTGCTACATCTTTAGGTTTTTTGACTATTTGGTTGATATAATCAGGTAGTTTCCCCTGATTGTCTTTAAGAGACAAGCGAACACCAACGCGGAAATCTGCAACACTTCCGTAAATATCATTCAAAAAAAAGCGTCCGGTACTCCGCATAACGTAGGCAACAGCAAAGTCTGGTTGAAGTTTAATCGCCTGATTCATATCAGCGACTACGCCCTTATAATCTTGTAAATAAAACCCAATTACACCGCGAAATACATAGAGAAAAGATAGCGGTTGAATTTCAATCGCTTTGTCAAGTGTTGCTAACGCCTCTGGATAACGTTGTAAGTTAAATAATATAGAAGCGCGTTGGTAATAAAGACCTAAGTCACTATCATTATATTCAATAGCTTTGTCAATTGCTGCTACAGCTAAGGAATATCTTTTTAAATTTGTTAATACAATACTTTTAAATTTCCAAGCTTCATAGTAGTCAGGTCTGAGTTTAATAGCTCTATCGAGAGCAATTAAAGATTTTTCAGGTTCTCCACCTCCCTCTCCTAACACTAAACCAAGGGCATAATAGACTTCATAAAAATCAGGTTTGTATCTGACAATTTCTTGGAGAACAGCAATAGTTTCTGAATATCTTTTCAGACGCCACAATTGATTGGCATATTCCAGCCATTCATATTCATTAGCATCTGCTGAAGGTCTTTTAGTAGTAACTAATGGATGGTCTCTCAAGAAAGCAAGTTCTGAATTACTAATGCTTGGTGGTTTATTATTATCCACTTTTAGTAGATTTCCTAGTCCTGCTTTTGTGGCTAAACGGAGAATACTACTACTAGGCACTCCATAGGCAAAACCGATTTGAATTTGTTTCAGTCTAGGAGTCTCAACTCCGCTATTAATCCCAATGACTTGTCCTTTAACGTTTAACACTGGCCCACCACTCATTCCTGGTAGGGACAAATTAGAATATGCTAGCCTATACCCTCCCTCTACTAATGACTGCGACAGATAATTATTTTCTGCACGAAAAAGCAATGCTTCTGCTATGTGAAGAAACCCAGGAGATGATCTTCGCTTACCTTGATCTGATGCTGGAAATCCAGATAGAATAACCCAGACTGTATCTTCATAAGAAGATGCAGAAATGAAGGAAAGATTATATGTTGAAATTGTAGCGATCGCATAAGCTTCATTACTACTAAATTTAACCAAAGCTACATCTATTCCTTCTGGCTGAAATATGTCTTGTGGTTGTAGTAGATACCTCTTACCATCAGGAGCAGTAATTTGATAATTATCAGGCTCCTGCACCACATGACGTGCCGTGGCTACGTAATAAGTATTTCCTTGTTTGGCAATAATCACTCCTGAACCATTACCATGATTTTTAGAATCAATTCTCACAGTAATCTGTTGGGCAATGTTATCAACTTTATCAATGACTGTATTCCCGACTCTTAGCCGTTGTGCTTGTTGTTGATTCTGCCATTCTTGAGACAAAATTTCCAAATTAGGAGCAACTTCAGCTAGAGTTCGGATGGGAACTGCAAAACTCAATTGTCGTAAATTCTGTATTTGTTTTGCAATGAAGTTTGAAGAGGGGTTTTCTGGATTCTGTAAAGATTCATAATTAAGTATTTGTTGAGATTTAGCAATGTGTGGGTTGAAAGTGATTAATAATCCACTCAGGCTAGCGTTAATTGCAAGATTAAATAATTTCATTTTTGAGTGATGATCGGATGGTTAGTTAAAATAAAGTTTTGCCGAGGTTCCCAAAGTTTTAGATTGAAGTTGGGTTAGAGTTCGGTTGTTGAATTGTACTGCTGGTTTGATTTGTTAACTTAGTAATTGATTTTAAAATGACATGAAAAGACAAGGCGATATGTGAAGAAAATTTCACCAGGTTATAGCATTCAAGGAATACAAAAAATGAATCATCGCAAATTATTTTTACATTTGTAGGGTAACATCGCTGTGCTACCCTACGATGGGATGTTTTTTTATTGGAAGTCCGTTTGTACCACCAAACATTGCGAACTCTACAGTAGCTCAAACCTTGCCTGAAAGAACCGCAGATATTTTGGTTCGTAAATCATCTTCAGTCCGCGTAGGCGATCGCGATTATAATAAACTTCTTCAACAGCTTCAGCAGTCAAATCCATGTGAGCCTGGGTATACACTCGTCGGGGAATAGTCAGCCGCACTAATTCCAACTCTGGATAATAATTATCGCCTGTTTCTTTACTACGTCCTGCGGAAACGATACCCCGTTCCATTGCCCGAATTCCTGCCTCTAAATAGAGTTCCGCTGCTAGGCGTTGTGCCGGAAATTCCTCTTGGGGGATTTGCTCTAAAAAGCGTTTGGCATCTAAATAAATCGCATGTCCACCAATGGGCACAACAATCGGAATACCCCAATCTAACAACTTTTGTCCCAGGTATTCAACTTGACCGATACGGGCACGAATATGATCGTCTTTCACTGACTCTTCGATACCGCGTGCCATAGCTTCCATATCTCGGCCAGCCATACCACCATAAGTATGCAGTCCTTCATATATTACTATTAAATTACGTGCTTCCTCGTAGAGGTTATAGTCATTGAGAGCCAGCCAACCGCCGATGTTCACTAGTGCATCCTTTTTGCCACTCATGGTGCAGCCGTCGGTATAGGAGCAAAATTCATGTAAGATGGTGGCGATCGCCTGATTGGAATAATCTTCCTCTCGCTGCTGGATAAAGTAGGCGTTTTCCACGGCGCGAGTCGCATCAAGAATAATCCGGATACCGTGAGTTTGGGCTAACTGATGTACTTCGCGCAGATTAGCCATTGATATCGGCTGTCCCCCAGCCATATTCACGGTTCCGGCGACACTGATATAGGGAATCCGTTCTGCCCCAACTCGCTCAATTAAGTCTATGAGCTTTTGCAGATCTACATTACCCTTAAATGGATGCAATGATTCGGCATCGTGGGCTTCATCAATAATCACATCTACAAATGTACCGCCAGCCAACTCCTGATGCAGCCTGGTTGTGGTGAAATACATATTGCCGGGTATGTAATCACCTGGTTTAATCAGTATTTGAGAAAGGATGTTTTCAGCACCACGTCCTTGGTGGGTAGGCACTATATGGCGATAGCCGTAATACTTCTGAATGTTTTCTTCTAAATTATAAAAGTTCTTGCTACCAGCGTAAGCTTCATCACCCAGCATCATGCCTGCCCATTGGTAATCGCTCATGGCTGAGGTGCCGCTATCAGTCAACAAATCAATGTAGACATCTTCAGAACGTAACAGAAAAGTATTGTAACCCGCTGTGGCGATCGCTTGTTCCCGCTCAGCACGAGTAGTCATTTTTAATGGCTCAACCACCTTGATTTTATACGGCTCTGCCCAAGAGCGACGGCGGCGCGGGGAAGTATGCTTAGCGTCAGTCATAGATTGATGCTCCTTGATACCGATTAGCTGAATATTTGCACCCATTTTGGTTGCTAAAACCTGCTATTGCCAAGACCCTGACAACTAATTTTGACGCTGTTTCGGGGCACACCACTGAGCTATTGTTTCGATTCGCGCTTCCTGCATCAATTCCTCAACTTGCGATTGATTACAACCATAGGTAGATGTTAATAATTCTTCGCCTTGATTTTTTGCCTCATTGGCCGATGCACCGAGGGTGATGATTTCTTCGTCTTGGTTACCTGTAATTTTCTCAACTGGAATGATACAGGTATATTGAGGTTCATTTTGTCTGATTTCTTGCACCATTACTTACTAACTAACCTCACTGATAATAGGTGTCTATTTTTAATATATTTCTAACTCCAGATAAACACGATTCAAATAGAAACAGAGTCAATATTTCCGTAGTTACGATTTTAAAAATACAATTTTTTATACATGGTTAAGATAATGTTAAGAATCCTCTCAAAATCCTCCTTA
It encodes the following:
- a CDS encoding TrmH family RNA methyltransferase, with product MLTSLQNPLVKQIRKLHSTKERHKQELFLLEGTHLLEEACAVNYPLETVCCTPDWQATHPSLWEEACSRCDRAEIVSREVLDAIATTVQPDGVVATAKRSDRQTQVPFTGIVLALETVQDPGNLGTMIRTAAAAGASGLWLSGDSVDLDNPKVLRASAGQWFRLATAVTEDLKATVQQSQQAGMQVIATLPNASLTYWQVDWRKPSLILLGNEGAGLSTDLAAMADWQVRIPLSPGVESLNVAIAAALMLYEAQRQMSH
- a CDS encoding tetratricopeptide repeat protein, which gives rise to MKLFNLAINASLSGLLITFNPHIAKSQQILNYESLQNPENPSSNFIAKQIQNLRQLSFAVPIRTLAEVAPNLEILSQEWQNQQQAQRLRVGNTVIDKVDNIAQQITVRIDSKNHGNGSGVIIAKQGNTYYVATARHVVQEPDNYQITAPDGKRYLLQPQDIFQPEGIDVALVKFSSNEAYAIATISTYNLSFISASSYEDTVWVILSGFPASDQGKRRSSPGFLHIAEALLFRAENNYLSQSLVEGGYRLAYSNLSLPGMSGGPVLNVKGQVIGINSGVETPRLKQIQIGFAYGVPSSSILRLATKAGLGNLLKVDNNKPPSISNSELAFLRDHPLVTTKRPSADANEYEWLEYANQLWRLKRYSETIAVLQEIVRYKPDFYEVYYALGLVLGEGGGEPEKSLIALDRAIKLRPDYYEAWKFKSIVLTNLKRYSLAVAAIDKAIEYNDSDLGLYYQRASILFNLQRYPEALATLDKAIEIQPLSFLYVFRGVIGFYLQDYKGVVADMNQAIKLQPDFAVAYVMRSTGRFFLNDIYGSVADFRVGVRLSLKDNQGKLPDYINQIVKKPKDVANYILRGIVRFELKDYQGALADYSKAIKLQNNSPIAYVERGNIYVELKDYQAALTDYNQAIKLSPNNASTYRRRGNVYVKLEDYPAALADFNQAIKLNPNSASTYSARSDVYVQLKDYPAALADFNQIIKLNPNNASAYYWRGVVRSQMKDYQGALGDYSQFIQFEPNNAIGYFVRGVVYHKQGNNNAALTEYNQALTKEPQFWEVMTNIGYIKYEKGDIAGAIQQWQQAVQINGQAAEPKLALAVALYAIDEQQKGLDMAQSALRLDNSWTDVEILKQNLWGKTLIVEAQKLMSHPQIQVLRVKQP
- a CDS encoding tyrosine phenol-lyase translates to MTDAKHTSPRRRRSWAEPYKIKVVEPLKMTTRAEREQAIATAGYNTFLLRSEDVYIDLLTDSGTSAMSDYQWAGMMLGDEAYAGSKNFYNLEENIQKYYGYRHIVPTHQGRGAENILSQILIKPGDYIPGNMYFTTTRLHQELAGGTFVDVIIDEAHDAESLHPFKGNVDLQKLIDLIERVGAERIPYISVAGTVNMAGGQPISMANLREVHQLAQTHGIRIILDATRAVENAYFIQQREEDYSNQAIATILHEFCSYTDGCTMSGKKDALVNIGGWLALNDYNLYEEARNLIVIYEGLHTYGGMAGRDMEAMARGIEESVKDDHIRARIGQVEYLGQKLLDWGIPIVVPIGGHAIYLDAKRFLEQIPQEEFPAQRLAAELYLEAGIRAMERGIVSAGRSKETGDNYYPELELVRLTIPRRVYTQAHMDLTAEAVEEVYYNRDRLRGLKMIYEPKYLRFFQARFELL